In Brachypodium distachyon strain Bd21 chromosome 2, Brachypodium_distachyon_v3.0, whole genome shotgun sequence, one genomic interval encodes:
- the LOC104583201 gene encoding caldesmon-like, with protein sequence MVVGLVGEGGKADVDANAAAAITGELYSRASYWARQMSSHGVTMSDSTRPSNDSEREAQYMFDSTPEPSPPASLHVNIEDLDEEIEEPVPLRVTPSPEVRLKYAINSPRPGEVLPSRGKKVVTKLKAEKKEKAKRFKDVPPHTAEEIFIFYSSEDDAEGKTRMKRKHRLQHIIRKHSHVLAAKIRRRTKEAENANMYFPAPKLGHFKIVRKDGGPHREEFNKKALKIIRDINYVDISKKPKSKKALFAEDGDVFLSEPAVELRGPARASRLRGSSLPPQVPRNKPSEESKGKAKMPEKRKGSEDSEKQFKKDLKKAKRASAVGPGYSSKYAADAAAMAYGEIPYPPQVVHINPVCLIVAKAQAEEWEQNRSIRVARRLEEEERAEKERVEKEKAEAALRRKEEKKAAELQKKKAEKEAEEKKRADLIALKKEKEIALKTRAELERKKKKALLVEQMKQPDESIKADKAKSDARKKAAKEKSPEEQGGNEEVDKEKTEYEKMRDAACEIRREIGLKARNDPAAPSDTEESQDLPAPVLPKKITMTRKASEIAKVKKTAKEFGLRIKVPAGRSPSTSSSVADPRKNKAIDTPVPDISNVKLTSLLEESEQAASSPTVLSEQTTQQEEVDEVLGQNKEELARPEEPPTSSSLPRIESVDASAEEGRTCDFEAEATRDLNVNDAETDADAPVPTPQIAPKKKRSGVPKDHEDRRLSRMLVRSQAMSEDNRELLSRKPKMLVSSDREKVYFKALKNAELRLVRLNNGLKYKEDRSAEDPRFWSFEQQDYYAQILLPRKHFAKMKYLNDDWFSSNRQNGVMPTINALNDLNLLKFVETCQNWNDELILQFYATFGRKKDSQAPYAPQIMKIILQLSEKRFELEHQHKYFSLKPQDTEPSVLSHTSVSDRPSKESSQPVPSQPQLQKSLHPSDSQFETSSGTDGSLKNLVVKLSRKIDDQQDLLEKQTALLKNQEVLIKKLISREDKTSGMLQYFLAKHYPNVLKREDSEATPSQ encoded by the exons GTGTCACCATGTCTGATTCAACCCGACCTAGCAATGACTCAGAGAGAGAGGCTCAGTACATGTTTGATTCAACACCTGAACCCTCACCGCCTGCATCTCTGCATGTCAATATTGAAGACTTAGATGAAGAAATTGAGGAACCTGTTCCTCTGAGAGTGACACCCTCTCCCGAAGTAAGATTGAAGTATGCTATCAACTCCCCACGGCCTGGCGAAGTACTGCCCAGTCGTGGAAAGAAAGTGGTGACGAAGCTCAAGGccgagaagaaagaaaaggccaaGAGATTCAAGGATGTGCCACCTCACACTGCTGAAGAAATCTTCATTTTCTATTCCTCAGAAGACGACGCTGAAGGGAAGACCAGGATGAAGAGAAAGCACCGTCTCCAGCACATCATTCGTAAACACTCCCATGTGCTCGCAGCTAAGATCCGAAGAAGAACCAAGGAAGCAGAGAATGCCAACATGTATTTTCCTGCTCCCAAGCTGGGACACTTCAAGATTGTCCGCAAGGATGGAGGACCTCACCGTGAGGAATTCAACAAGAAAGCTCTGAAGATCATTAGAGACATAAATTATGTTGACATCTCCAAGAAGCCCAAGTCCAAGAAGGCTTTATTTGCTGAAGACGGTGACGTTTTCCTGTCTGAACCTGCAGTTGAGCTGCGTGGTCCTGCCAGAGCATCTAGGCTCAGAGGTTCTTCATTGCCTCCTCAAGTGCCTCGCAACAAGCCCAGTGAAGAATCTAAGGGCAAGGCAAAGATGCCTGAGAAGAGGAAAGGCTCTGAAGATTCAGAGAAACAGTTCAagaaggatctgaagaaagcCAAGAGAGCCTCAGCTGTTGGACCCGGTTATTCATCGAAATATGCTGCGGATGCTGCTGCCATGGCTTATGGAGAGATTCCCTATCCTCCTCAAGTCGTCCATATCAACCCcgttt GCTTGATTGTTGCCAAGGCTCAGGCTGAAGAATGGGAGCAGAACCGAAGTATTCGTGTTGCCAGAAggttagaagaagaagaacgagCTGAGAAGGAACGTGTCGAGAAAGAGAAGGCAGAAGCTGCCTTaaggagaaaagaagagaagaaagctgCTGAATTGCAAAAGAAGAAAGCTGAGAAGGAAgctgaggagaagaaaagggctGACCTCATCGcgctgaagaaagaaaaggaaatcgCTTTGAAGACTCGGGCTGAGcttgagaggaagaagaagaaggctctgCTCGTTGAGCAAATGAAGCAACCAGACGAGAGCATTAAGGCTGATAAAGCTAAGAGCGATGCCAGAAAGAAAGCCGCCAAGGAGAAATCTCCTGAGGAACAAGGCGGAAATGAAGAGGTTGACAAAGAGAAGACTGAATATGAGAAAATGAGGGATGCCGCTTGTGAGATCCGTCGTGAGATCGGTCTCAAGGCCAGAAATGACCCAGCAGCCCCCTCGGACACTGAAGAAAGTCAGGATTTACCAGCGCCAGTCCTACCAAAGAAGATCACCATGACTCGCAAGGCGTCAGAGATTGCTAAAGTGAAGAAGACTGCCAAGGAGTTTGGTTTGAGAATCAAAGTTCCTGCTGGAAGAAGTCCCTCCACTTCATCGTCTGTTGCAGATCCTCGGAAGAATAAAGCTATTGACACCCCTGTGCCAGATATATCCAATGTCAAGCTTACTTCACTCCTTGAGGAATCGGAACAAGCTGCTTCATCACCAACAGTACTGTCTGAGCAAACCACCCAGCAGGAAGAAGTAGATGAGGTGCTGGGGCAGAATAAGGAAGAGCTCGCTCGTCCTGAAGAACCCCCCACCAGCAGCTCGTTGCCTCGGATAGAGTCTGTGGATGCCTCTgctgaagaaggaagaactTGTGACTTCGAAGCTGAAGCCACCCGTGACCTCAACGTCAACGATGCAGAGACTGATGCAGATGCCCCCGTGCCAACGCCGCAA ATTGCGCCAAAGAAGAAGCGATCTGGAGTGCCAAAGGATCACGAGGACAGGAGACTCTCGCGGATGCTCGTGAGATCTCAAGCAATGTCCGAGGACAACCGGGAGTTACTGTCTCGGAAGCCCAAGATGCTAGTCTCCTCTGACCGTGAGAAAGTATACTTCAAAGCCTTGAAGAACGCTGAGCTTCGCCTTGTGAGGCTGAACAATGGGCTGAAGTACAAAGAGGACAGATCAGCTGAAGACCCGAGATTCTGGTCTTTTGAGCAGCAGGATTATTATGCGCAGATTCTTCTGCCCAGGAAACACTTTGCAAAGATGAAGTATCTTAATGATGATTGGTTTTCTTCCAATCGTCAGAATGGTGTCATGCCTACAATCAATGCGCTCAATGATCTGAATCTGTTGAAGTTTGTTGAAACCTGCCAGAACTGGAACGATGAGCTGATTCTTCAGTTCTATGCTACATTTGGCAGGAAG AAGGATTCCCAGGCGCCTTATGCACCTCAGATCATGAAGATCATTTTGCAGTTGTCTGAGAAACGCTTTGAATTGGAGCATCAACACAAGTACTTCTCGTTGAAGCCTCAGGACACAGAGCCGTCTGTGCTTTCTCATACCTCAGTGTCTGACCGCCCGTCAAAGGAGTCTTCACAGCCCGTTCCGTCGCAACCGCAGCTGCAGAAATCACTTCATCCATCTGATTCTCAGTTTGAGACCAGCTCCGGCACGGATGGTTCTTTGAAGAACCTGGTAGTGAAGCTCTCCCGAAAGATTGACGATCAGCAAGATTTGCTTGAGAAGCAGACAGCTCTTCTGAAGAATCAAGAAGTGCTGATCAAGAAGCTGATATCCCGCGAAGACAAGACCAGTGGCATGCTTCAATATTTTCTCGCCAAGCACTACCCCAATGTCCTGAAGCGTGAAGACAGCGAAGCTACTCCAAGCCAATAG